The following coding sequences are from one Candidatus Eisenbacteria bacterium window:
- a CDS encoding neutral zinc metallopeptidase: MRWAGGRRSGNVEDRRGMGGGRLAIGGGVGGLVILLLAMLFGADPLALLRQVQNDPTVLQTPGQPGAPGQGIPDEAREFISVVLAETEDVWHEQFRRMGREYAEPRLVLFTDQVESACGVAGASVGPFYCPSDDQIYLDLGFFEQLERLGGPGDFAQAYVVAHEVGHHVQDLLGITDQVHSLQRQVSREEANQLSVRVELQADFFAGVWAHHTERMSQMIEPGDIEEALQAASAIGDDRLQRRSQGYVVPDAFTHGSSAQRVAWFRRGYETGDPAQGDTFGEGSLQ, from the coding sequence GTGCGGTGGGCAGGCGGAAGGCGCAGTGGGAATGTCGAAGATCGCCGCGGAATGGGAGGCGGCCGCCTCGCGATCGGCGGGGGAGTGGGAGGGCTCGTCATCCTCCTTCTGGCGATGCTCTTTGGCGCCGACCCGCTCGCACTCCTTCGCCAGGTCCAGAACGATCCCACCGTCCTCCAGACGCCCGGTCAGCCGGGGGCTCCGGGCCAGGGGATCCCCGACGAGGCTCGTGAATTCATCTCGGTGGTGCTGGCCGAGACCGAGGACGTCTGGCACGAGCAGTTCCGCAGGATGGGGCGTGAGTACGCCGAGCCCCGCCTGGTGCTGTTCACCGACCAGGTGGAGTCTGCCTGCGGAGTCGCCGGAGCGTCGGTGGGCCCCTTCTATTGTCCGAGTGACGATCAGATCTACCTCGACCTCGGCTTCTTCGAGCAGCTCGAGCGGCTCGGTGGTCCGGGAGACTTCGCTCAGGCCTACGTGGTGGCTCACGAGGTCGGTCACCACGTCCAGGACCTGCTGGGCATCACCGACCAGGTCCATTCGCTGCAGCGGCAGGTGAGCCGTGAGGAGGCCAACCAGCTCTCGGTGCGCGTCGAGCTCCAGGCCGACTTCTTCGCCGGAGTCTGGGCCCATCACACGGAGCGCATGTCCCAGATGATCGAGCCGGGAGACATCGAGGAGGCCCTGCAGGCGGCGAGCGCCATCGGCGACGACCGGCTCCAGCGCCGCTCGCAAGGCTACGTGGTGCCCGACGCCTTCACGCACGGAAGCTCCGCGCAGCGAGTCGCGTGGTTCCGCCGCGGCTACGAGACCGGCGATCCGGCGCAGGGGGACACCTTCGGGGAAGGCTCCCTCCAGTAG